A portion of the Manduca sexta isolate Smith_Timp_Sample1 chromosome 20, JHU_Msex_v1.0, whole genome shotgun sequence genome contains these proteins:
- the LOC115455187 gene encoding uncharacterized protein LOC115455187, translating to MPSIRCGGCAKFLSPAEGVKCSICNAAYHRSCVGLPRGTSITSWRCPECTKNDRRDNKAETPVRGRADMGHSSDDLMSPGTVGHAENDMVASLSPAVATELRRFKEELCAEFRLMRHEVLQLRTEMAELKDSLKGCAEHMNSLEARVDALEHKLSEKASDKSPLEGVVAELKSQLNERDQELLLNDVEVTGIPESQEESTLHLVKVLSNKLGVAIDEKDIVHVERIGSTRRNREEPSEGTFNPAAQRPRSLVVRFARRATRDALLREARVRRGFNTSELGFGGPSRPAHRVYINERLTRTNRHIFYKARQAGSTHNWRYVWTKGGRVFARKEDGRKVERITCEDDISRIFG from the coding sequence ATGCCGTCAATTAGATGTGGCGGCTGCGCTAAGTTCTTGTCACCGGCAGAGGGCGTTAAATGCAGTATATGCAATGCTGCGTACCATCGGTCGTGTGTAGGTTTGCCGAGAGGTACGTCAATCACGTCGTGGCGCTGCCCTGAATGCACCAAAAATGACCGGCGGGATAACAAAGCGGAAACACCGGTGCGTGGGAGGGCAGATATGGGACACAGCTCTGATGACCTAATGAGCCCGGGAACAGTAGGCCATGCTGAGAATGATATGGTGGCATCACTCTCTCCTGCCGTGGCAACGGAGCTGCGACGATTTAAGGAGGAACTGTGTGCTGAATTTCGCTTAATGCGGCATGAAGTACTGCAATTGCGTACAGAGATGGCCGAGCTGAAGGATTCTCTTAAAGGATGTGCTGAGCATATGAACAGCCTAGAAGCAAGGGTGGATGCTTTAGAGCACAAATTAAGCGAAAAGGCATCTGACAAGAGTCCATTGGAAGGTGTCGTAGCTGAGCTAAAATCTCAATTAAATGAGCGGGATCAGGAGCTCTTACTTAATGATGTCGAGGTGACCGGAATACCAGAAAGCCAAGAAGAAAGCACCCTGCACCTTGTAAAGGTTCTCTCCAATAAACTGGGCGTCGCTATTGATGAGAAAGACATCGTACATGTCGAGCGCATCGGTTCTACTCGACGTAACCGGGAGGAACCTTCTGAAGGAACTTTCAATCCCGCTGCGCAGCGCCCACGGAGTTTAGTCGTTCGCTTTGCGCGCCGCGCGACTCGCGATGCATTACTGCGAGAGGCACGTGTGCGCCGCGGCTTTAATACGAGCGAGCTTGGCTTTGGCGGTCCGTCGAGACCGGCGCACCGAGTCTACATAAATGAGCGCTTAACTCGTACGAACCGTCACATATTTTACAAGGCCCGTCAAGCCGGTAGTACTCACAACTGGCGGTACGTGTGGACCAAAGGGGGCAGGGTGTTCGCTCGTAAGGAGGATGGCCGTAAAGTTGAACGTATCACTTGTGAAGATGACATAAGTCGAATTTTTGGATAG